A window from Gopherus flavomarginatus isolate rGopFla2 chromosome 4, rGopFla2.mat.asm, whole genome shotgun sequence encodes these proteins:
- the LOC127049259 gene encoding uncharacterized protein LOC127049259 — translation MMGKGHTRGSVQCRVKVKELRQAYQKTKAAKGRSGLGPKTCRFYAELHAILGGCATTTPPLSVDSEVGVIISTMDEDSAEGEDEEEEEEDELAESTQHSVLPNSQELFVTQTELPSQPSQATSPDSEAMEAISAAHFSSLPTPSRRLAQIRWRKKRTRDEMFSEIMEVTRNERAHLREWKDMVAKYRKDASEHEDRRDQREDRRDARGERCRQEDQRWRDATLELLRDQTDILRRLVDLQEEQRGHREPLQPMFNHPQYSPCSMSSSPRHVRTRGGRLCAPAHSPPGGQSNQKAVITLKCA, via the exons atgatgggaaaaggccacaccaggggctcagtgcagtgcagagtgaaagttaaggagctcagacaagcctaccagaaaaccaaagcagcaaagggaagatCAGGGTTAGGGCCAAAAACAtgtcgcttctacgctgagctgcatgcaattttagggggctgtgccaccactaccccccccttgtccgtggattccgaggtgggggttataatctcaaccatggatgaggattcagcagaaggggaagatgaggaggaggaagaggaggatgagcttgcagagagcacacagcactccgttctccccaacagccaggagctttttgtgacccagacggaattaccctcccagccctcccaagccactagcccagacagtgaagccatggaagcgatctctg ctgcacatttttcaagcctccctactccatcccgaaggctagctcagataaggtggaggaagaagaggacgcgagatgaaatgttctcagaaatcatggaagtaacccgcaatgaaagagctcatctgagggagtggaaggacatggtagcaaagtacaggaaagatgccagtgaacatgaggacaggagggaccaacgtgaggacaggagggacgctcgaggtgagaggtgtaggcaggaagatcagcggtggcgggatgcaacgctggagctgctgcgtgatcaaactgacatcctccgacgtctggtggatcttcaggaggagcagcggggtcacagagagccgctgcagcccatgtttaaccaccctcagtactcaccatgttccatgtcttcctcacccagacatgtaagaacacgtgggggaaggctttgtgcaccagcccactcccCCCCcggtggacagtccaaccaaaaggctgtcattacattgaaatgtgcttaa